A single region of the Lotus japonicus ecotype B-129 chromosome 4, LjGifu_v1.2 genome encodes:
- the LOC130711371 gene encoding aspartate--tRNA ligase, chloroplastic/mitochondrial — MSLFLKALPLMALRPRPSFFFLCRAIPRELSTTRTFSSVSASIQPSPTSAKPFNESLQWVSRTSYCGELSFNHVGKQVRLCGWVALHRVHGGLTFLNLRDHTGIVQVTTLPDEFPDAHSAINDLRLEYVVAIEGVVRSRPSDSVNKKMKTGFIEVAANTVLVLNSVNSKLPFLVTTSDDAKESPKEEIRLRYRYLDLRRLEMQSYILLRHEVVKLIRRYLEDMHGFVEIETPILSRSTPEGARDYLVPSRIQPGTFYALPQSPQLFKQMLMVSGFDKYYQIARCFRDEDLRADRQPEFTQLDMELAFTPLEDMLTLNEELMRKVFREVKGVELPNPFPRLTYAEAMNRYGSDRPDTRFELELKDVSDIFSGSSFKVFSDTLESGGVIKVICVPSGAKTYSNSALKKGDIYNEAIKSGAKGLPFLKILENGDIEGIAALVSSMDPTTRKDFIERCSAGPSDLILFAVGHQASVNKTLDRLRVYVAHKLGLIDHGRHSILWITDFPMFEWNDLEQRFEALHHPFTAPNPEDMNDLASARALAYDMVYNGVEIGGGSLRIHKRGIQQKVLEIVGISMEQAEAKFGYLLDALDMGAPPHGGIAYGVDRLVMLLAGVHSIRDVIAFPKTTTAQCALTRSPSEVDPQQLKDLSITNVD; from the exons ATGTCCCTGTTTCTCAAAGCACTGCCTCTCATGGCTCTTCGTCCCAGACCCTCCTTCTTCTTTCTCTGCAGAGCAATTCCAAGGGAACTTTCCACAACCAGAACATTTTCTTCTGTTTCTGCTTCAATTCAACCATCACCAACTTCTGCTAAACCCTTCAACGAATCTCTTCAATGGGTTTCCAGAACTTCTTACTGCGGTGAACTGTCTTTCAACCATGTCGGTAAACAGGTCCGCCTTTGTGGCTGGGTTGCACTTCACAGGGTCCATGGTGGTCTCACGTTTCTCAATCTCAGAGACCATACTGGCATTGTTCAG GTTACAACTCTTCCTGATGAATTTCCAGATGCTCATTCTGCTATCAATGACCTCAGGCTTGAGTATGTGGTTGCCATCGAAGGTGTAGTCAGGTCTAGGCCAAGTGACTCAGTTAATAAGAAGATGAAGACGGGCTTCATCGAG GTTGCTGCAAATACAGTTCTAGTGTTAAACTCTGTAAATTCAAAATTGCCCTTCTTAGTTACTACATCAGATGATGCTAAAGAATCTCCTAAAGAGGAAATCCGATTGAG GTATCGATATCTTGATCTAAGGAGGCTGGAAATGCAGTCCTACATATTGCTGCGGCATGAAGTGGTTAAACTCATTCGAAGATATCTAGAAGACATGCATGGTTTTGTGGAG ATAGAAACTCCAATACTGTCAAGATCCACACCTGAAGGTGCCCGGGATTATTTAGTTCCATCAAGAATCCAG CCAGGAACGTTCTATGCCTTGCCTCAAAGTCCTCAGCTATTTAAACAAATGCTGATGGTATCTGGTTTTGATAAATATTATCAAATAGCAAg ATGTTTTCGAGATGAAGATTTAAGAGCTGATAGACAACCTGAGTTCACCCAACTAGATATGGAATTGGCTTTTACTCCTTTAGAGGATATGTTGACTCTTAATGAAGAATTGATGAGAAAG GTTTTTCGTGAAGTTAAAGGCGTGGAATTACCAAATCCTTTTCCCAGGCTGACATATGCTGAAGCAATGAATAGATATGGTTCAGACCGGCCAGATACTAGATTTGAACTTGAGTTAAAAGAT GTATCTGACATTTTCTCAGGGTCTTCCTTCAAGGTTTTCTCTGATACCTTGGAGAGTGGGGGAGTTATTAAAGTGATATGTGTACCTTCTGGTGCAAAAACGTACTCAAATTCAGCTCTTAAGAAAGGTGATATTTACAATGAAGCAATCAAATCTGGCGCAAAGGGTTTACCTTTTCTTAAGATCTTGGAGAATG GGGATATTGAGGGAATTGCTGCTTTAGTATCAAGTATGGATCCTACAACTAGAAAGGATTTCATAGAGCGATGCTCTGCAGGACCAAGTGATCTTATCCTATTTGCTGTTGGTCATCAGGCATCTGTAAACAAAACTCTAGACCGTCTTAGAGTTTATGTGGCACATAAGCTAGGTTTGATTGACCAT gGCAGACATTCAATTTTGTGGATCACTGATTTTCCAATGTTTGAGTGGAATGATTTAGAGCAGAGGTTTGAG GCTCTTCATCATCCCTTCACTGCACCAAATCCCGAAGACATGAATGACCTTGCATCTGCTCGTGCATTGGCTTATGACATGGTTTACAATGGGGTTGAG ATTGGTGGGGGAAGTCTGAGAATTCATAAACGTGGCATACAACAAAAGGTTTTGGAGATTGTTGGCATCTCAATGGAGCAG GCTGAAGCGAAGTTCGGCTATCTTCTTGATGCGCTTGACATGGGGGCTCCACCACATG GAGGCATAGCTTATGGGGTGGACAGGTTGGTTATGTTGTTAGCCGGGGTTCATTCCATCAGGGATGTCATTGCTTTCCCAAAAACAACAACTGCACAGTGTGCCCTTACAAGATCACCATCTGAGGTGGATCCCCAGCAGCTGAAGGATCTTTCAATCACAAACGTAGATTGA
- the LOC130715560 gene encoding phosphoglucomutase, cytoplasmic isoform X2 — protein MSAANGVRRVWVGQNGLLSTPAVSAVIRERVGVDGSKATGAFILTASHNPGGPEEDFGIKYNMENGGPAPEGITDKIYENTTTIKEYFSAEDLPDVDITKIGVTNFTGPEGPFDVEVFDSASDYIKLMKSIFDFESIRKLLSSPKFTFCFDGLHGVAGAYAKSIFVDELGAQESSLLNCTPKEDFGGGHPDPNLTYAKELVARMGLGKSEPQDEPPEFGAAADGDADRNMILGKRFFVTPSDSVAIIAANAVEAIPYFSAGLKGVARSMPTSAALDVVAKHLDLKFFEVPTGWKFFGNLMDAGLCSVCGEESFGTGSDHIREKDGIWAVLAWLSILAYKNKDKLEDKLITVEDIVRQHWATYGRHYYTRYDYENVDAGAAKELMAYLVKLQSSLSEVNEIVKGARSDVSNVVNGDEFEYKDPVDGSISSHQGIRYFFEDGSRLIFRLSGTGSVGATIRLYIEQYEKDPSKIGRLSHEALAPLVEVALKLSKMQEFTGRSAPTVIT, from the exons ATGTCAGCTGCAAATGGTGTAAGACGTGTTTGGGTTGGACAAAATGGATTGCTTTCAACTCCTGCAGTATCTGCTGTTATACGTGAAAGAGTCGGGGTTGAT GGATCCAAAGCAACAGGAGCATTTATACTGACAGCAAGTCACAACCCTGGTGGCCCTGAGGAG GATTTTGGAATTAAATATAACATGGAAAACGGTGGACCAGCACCTGAGGGAATTACTGACAAGATATATGAAAACACAACAACAATTAAGGAGTACTTTAGTGCTGAAGATCTGCCAGAC GTGGATATCACCAAAATAGGTGTTACAAACTTTACAGGCCCTGAAGGACCATTTGACGTTGAGGTTTTTGATTCAGCAAGTGATTATATAAAATTGATGaa GTCAatttttgattttgaatctatCAGGAAACTGCTGTCATCTCCTAAATTCACATTCTG TTTTGATGGATTACATGGAGTTGCTGGAGCTTATGCAAAGAGTATTTTTGTGGATGAGCTTGGTGCACAAGAAAGCTCTTTACTGAACTGTACACCAAAG GAAGACTTTGGAGGAGGACACCCTGACCCCAATTTGACATATGCAAAGGAGTTGGTTGCTCGCATGGGATTGGGCAAATCCGAACCGCAAGACGAGCCCCCAGAGTTTGGTGCTGCTGCTGACGGTGATGCAGATCGCAACATGATACTCGGTAAAAG GTTTTTTGTCACTCCTTCAGATTCTGTGGCCATTATTGCTGCAAATGCTGTTGAAGCTATTCCATACTTTTCTGCTGGCTTAAAGGGAGTTGCCAG GAGCATGCCAACCTCTGCTGCCCTGGATGTTGTAGCTAAACATCTCGATTTGAAATTTTTTGAG GTCCCCACTGGTTGGAAGTTCTTTGGTAATTTAATGGATGCTGGATTATGTTCAGTTTGCGGTGAAGAAAGTTTTGGGACTG GTTCGGATCACATTCGTGAGAAAGATGGAATTTGGGCAGTTTTGGCATGGCTATCTATACTTGCatataaaaataaagataaactTGAAGATAAACTCATAACAGTTGAAGACATAGTTCGCCAGCATTGGGCTACTTATGGGCGCCACTATTATACTCGATATGACTATGAA AATGTCGATGCAGGTGCAGCAAAGGAACTGATGGCATATTTGGTCAAACTGCAATCCTCACTTTCAGAAGTCAATGA GATTGTTAAGGGGGCAAGGTCAGATGTTTCAAATGTTGTCAACGGTGATGAGTTTGAATACAAAGATCCTGTAGATGGTTCCATCTCATCACATCAGGGCATCCGATATTTCTTTGAGGATGGATCACGATTG ATTTTCCGACTCTCTGGAACTGGATCAGTAGGTGCAACTATTCGACTCTACATTGAGCAATATGAGAAGGACCCATCAAAGATTGGGAGACTTTCTCATGAAGCACTTGCTCCTCTT GTGGAGGTTGCATTGAAACTTTCAAAGATGCAGGAATTCACTGGTCGATCTGCTCCAACAGTCATTACATGA
- the LOC130710874 gene encoding LEAF RUST 10 DISEASE-RESISTANCE LOCUS RECEPTOR-LIKE PROTEIN KINASE-like 2.1, whose translation MFKLAFACFVSALFLCFIISSGSHNTSSSTTCPTYRCTNGPNISYPFWLARGSPPDQYCGYQELGLICYDGDPIFSLPPGLYYYVKDIDYENHSLKLVDADTANQTCPRALHNVPVGNLPLSHSPLNKNLSFYYNCSGYPSGVPFIECLSSGVNRSFVFEMGNETKGFDWDENCQVNVVVTVMKDEVTSDGLMSEFAGAMNEGFVLDWQTPTSCAECEASDGVCGYSNTKKELLCFCKDGSTTSNNCQGGSSSSSSRLIIGSIAGGIGALLICITICIFRRKLSPIVSKHWKAKKVDQDIEAFIRNNGPQAIKRYSYSEIKKVTNSFKSKLGQGGYGQVYKGNLNNNCPVAVKVLNASKGNGQEFLNEVVSIGRTSHVNVVNLLGFCLEGQKKALIYEFMPNGSLEKFTHKKNFETNLSWERLHKIAEGIAKGLEYLHKGCNTRILHFDIKPSNILLDKNFCPKIADFGLAKLCSETHSIISMHDARGTIGYIAPEVWNRNFGGVSHKSDVYSYGMLILEIVGAKQNIRNEASDSSETYFPHWIYKHIEVESNLAWHDGMSIEENEICKKMVIVGLWCIQTIPSNRPPMSKVVEMLEGSIEQLQIPPKPFMFSPTKTEVESGTTSNSD comes from the exons ATGTTCAAGCTTGCATTTGCATGTTTTGTTTCTGCTTTGTTTCTCTGCTTTATCATTTCCTCTGGCAGCCACAACACTTCATCCTCAACAACATGCCCCACTTACCGCTGCACAAATGGACCTAACATCAGTTACCCTTTCTGGCTAGCTAGAGGCTCCCCTCCTGATCAATATTGTGGATACCAAGAGCTTGGCCTTATCTGTTATGATGGTGACCCTATTTTCTCTCTACCTCCAGGATTGTACTACTATGTAAAAGATATAGACTATGAAAACCATAGTCTTAAACTGGTTGATGCTGACACCGCAAACCAAACATGTCCTAGGGCACTTCACAATGTTCCTGTGGGGAACCTTCCACTTTCTCACTCCCCCTTGAACAAAAATCTCAGCTTTTACTACAATTGCAGTGGTTACCCTTCTGGGGTGCCTTTCATTGAGTGTCTGAGTTCTGGGGTGAATAGGTCTTTTGTGTTTGAGATGGGGAATGAGACTAAGGGTTTTGACTGGGATGAGAATTGCCAAGTTAATGTTGTGGTGACTGTGATGAAGGATGAGGTTACAAGTGATGGGTTGATGAGTGAGTTTGCTGGGGCCATGAATGAAGGGTTTGTGCTTGATTGGCAAACACCTACAAGTTGTGCTGAGTGTGAGGCCAGTGATGGAGTTTGTGGCTATAGTAACACCAAGAAGGAGTTGCTCTGCTTTTGCAAGGATGGCAGTACAACAAGCAATAACTGTCAAG GAGGGAGTAGCAGCAGTTCATCAAGACTAATTATCG GTTCAATAGCTGGAGGAATTGGAGCACTGTTGATATGCATCACAATTTGCATTTTTAGACGAAAATTATCACCAATTGTGTCAAAACATTGGAAGGCCAAAAAGGTTGATCAAGATATTGAGGCCTTCATCAGAAACAATGGGCCTCAAGCCATAAAAAGATACTCTTACTCAGAGATCAAGAAAGTGACAAATTCTTTCAAATCCAAACTGGGACAAGGTGGTTATGGTCAGGTATATAAAGGGAACCTAAACAACAATTGTCCTGTGGCTGTGAAGGTACTGAATGCTTCCAAAGGGAATGGTCAAGAATTTCTCAATGAGGTTGTGAGCATAGGTAGAACATCCCATGTAAATGTTGTTAACCTCCTTGGTTTTTGCCTTGAAGGCCAGAAGAAAGCTCTGATATATGAGTTTATGCCTAATGGATCACTTGAAAAGTTTACACACAAGAAGAACTTTGAAACCAATTTGAGTTGGGAAAGGTTACACAAGATTGCAGAAGGGATAGCTAAAGGACTAGAGTACTTGCATAAGGGTTGCAACACGAGGATTTTACACTTCGACATAAAGCCAAGCAACATCCTTTTGGACAAAAATTTCTGCCCCAAAATCGCGGATTTCGGGCTGGCGAAGCTATGCTCAGAAACACACAGTATCATATCTATGCATGATGCTAGAGGGACTATAGGGTACATCGCACCAGAAGTGTGGAACAGAAACTTTGGAGGAGTGTCACATAAGTCTGATGTGTATAGTTATGGTATGCTGATTTTGGAGATAGTTGGAGCCAAGCAAAACATTAGAAATGAAGCAAGTGATTCCAGTGAGACATATTTTCCTCATTGGATATACAAGCATATTGAGGTGGAGAGCAATTTGGCATGGCATGATGGTATGAGCATTGAGGAAAATGAAATTTGTAAGAAAATGGTTATAGTAGGACTGTGGTGCATACAAACAATCCCATCTAATAGGCCACCAATGAGTAAGGTGGTTGAAATGTTGGAAGGAAGCATAGAACAGTTGCAAATTCCACCAAAGCCATTCATGTTTTCTCCTACAAAAACTGAAGTGGAATCTGGCACTACTAGTAACTCTgattaa
- the LOC130711372 gene encoding pectinesterase-like — protein sequence MDKLLFNCYIGYFLLFHSLLVVHGIDQLSCNKTPYPQVCKHYTSTMTNTLSTTQDASSSSSYSFHDMALKVTMDQAIEAHKHVSTMELNNYFNDKQAKSAWEDCLELYEDTIHQLNRSMSTNNLNDKLTWQSASMNNHQTCQNGFIDFNLDSHLNHFPSMLSNFSKLLSNSLSITKAMTLSSVSASLSTNSKQIGGRRLLSATLSQKNKIPRDQDHGFPVWLSSSDRKLLQVPREEAKADVVVAQDGSGNCKTISEGVAAAAKLSGKGRVVIHVKAGVYKESVNIPRTVRNLMIIGDGMGATVVTGSNNVQDGSTTFRSATFAVMGDGFIARDMTFENTAGPQKHQAVALRSGADHSVFYRCGFKGYQDTLYVYSQRQFYRDCDIYGTIDFIFGDSVTVLQNCNIFVRKPMSNQQNTVTAHGRTDPNENTGIIIHNCRVTAAGDLKPVQGSVETYLGRPWQKYSRTVVMKSNIDALVSPAGWAPWAGSFALSTLYYGEYMNVGAGASTGGRVKWAGFHAITNPAEAGKFSVGNFLAGDSWIPGSGVPFDAGL from the exons ATGGACAAGCTCTTATTCAACTGTTACATTGGATACTTCCTTCTTTTCCATTCTCTTTTGGTTGTGCATGGCATAGATCAATTATCATGCAATAAAACCCCATACCCTCAAGTGTGCAAGCATTACACTAGCACCATGACCAACACATTATCAACTACCCAAGatgcttcatcatcttcttcttattCCTTCCATGACATGGCCCTTAAGGTCACCATGGATCAAGCCATTGAAGCCCACAAACATGTCTCCACCATGGAATTAAATAATTACTTCAATGACAAGCAAGCCAAGTCAGCATGGGAGGATTGTTTGGAGCTCTATGAGGACACAATTCATCAACTCAATCGTTCAATGAGCACAAACAATCTAAATGACAAGTTAACTTGGCAAAGTGCTTCCATGAACAACCATCAAACATGCCAAAATGGTTTCATTGACTTCAACCTTGACTCTCACTTGAACCACTTCCCATCCATGCTAAGCAACTTCTCGAAGTTGCTCAGCAATTCCTTGTCCATAACCAAGGCTATGACATTATCATCAGTATCAGCATCATTGTCCACCAATTCCAAACAAATCGGTGGGCGAAGGTTGCTTTCAGCAACACTGAGCCAAAAGAACAAGATACCAAGAGACCAGGATCACGGCTTCCCCGTCTGGTTGTCTTCTTCAGATAGAAAGCTTCTTCAGGTGCCGAGGGAGGAAGCAAAAGCTGATGTTGTGGTGGCACAGGATGGGAGCGGGAACTGTAAAACTATCTCTGAGGGTGTGGCTGCAGCTGCTAAGCTTAGTGGTAAAGGGCGAGTTGTAATTCATGTCAAAGCAGgagtttacaaagaaagtgttAACATCCCAAGGACAGTGAGGAACTTGATGATCATTGGAGATGGGATGGGTGCCACTGTTGTTACTGGTAGTAATAACGTACAAGATGGCTCCACCACTTTTCGTTCAGCTACTTTTG CGGTGATGGGTGATGGGTTCATTGCCCGTGACATGACCTTCGAGAACACGGCAGGACCACAGAAGCACCAGGCGGTGGCTCTCCGCTCCGGCGCCGACCACTCCGTGTTCTATCGCTGCGGCTTCAAGGGCTACCAGGACACCTTATACGTCTACTCCCAACGCCAATTCTACCGTGACTGTGACATCTACGGCACCATAGACTTCATCTTCGGCGACTCCGTTACGGTGCTTCAGAACTGTAACATCTTCGTGAGGAAACCCATGAGCAACCAGCAGAACACCGTGACGGCGCATGGAAGAACTGACCCCAACGAGAACACCGGTATCATCATCCACAACTGCCGTGTCACCGCAGCag GGGATTTGAAACCTGTGCAGGGCTCTGTTGAGACTTACCTAGGAAGGCCATGGCAGAAGTATTCGAGGACGGTGGTGATGAAGAGTAATATTGATGCGTTAGTTAGCCCTGCAGGTTGGGCTCCTTGGGCTGGAAGCTTTGCCTTGAGCACACTCTATTATGGTGAGTACATGAATGTTGGAGCTGGTGCCAGTACAGGGGGGAGGGTGAAGTGGGCTGGGTTTCATGCCATCACTAATCCTGCTGAGGCTGGGAAGTTCTCTGTTGGGAATTTCTTGGCTGGAGACTCTTGGATTCCTGGTAGTGGAGTGCCCTTTGATGCAGGTTTGTAA
- the LOC130715560 gene encoding phosphoglucomutase, cytoplasmic isoform X1 produces MVLFNVSRIDTTPIDGQKPGTSGLRKKVKVFVQPHYLQNFVQATFNALTAEKVRGATLVVSGDGRYYSKEAILIITKMSAANGVRRVWVGQNGLLSTPAVSAVIRERVGVDGSKATGAFILTASHNPGGPEEDFGIKYNMENGGPAPEGITDKIYENTTTIKEYFSAEDLPDVDITKIGVTNFTGPEGPFDVEVFDSASDYIKLMKSIFDFESIRKLLSSPKFTFCFDGLHGVAGAYAKSIFVDELGAQESSLLNCTPKEDFGGGHPDPNLTYAKELVARMGLGKSEPQDEPPEFGAAADGDADRNMILGKRFFVTPSDSVAIIAANAVEAIPYFSAGLKGVARSMPTSAALDVVAKHLDLKFFEVPTGWKFFGNLMDAGLCSVCGEESFGTGSDHIREKDGIWAVLAWLSILAYKNKDKLEDKLITVEDIVRQHWATYGRHYYTRYDYENVDAGAAKELMAYLVKLQSSLSEVNEIVKGARSDVSNVVNGDEFEYKDPVDGSISSHQGIRYFFEDGSRLIFRLSGTGSVGATIRLYIEQYEKDPSKIGRLSHEALAPLVEVALKLSKMQEFTGRSAPTVIT; encoded by the exons ATGGTGCTTTTCAACGTTTCACGCATCGACACCACTCCCATCGATGGCCAGAAGCCAGGAACCTCCGGTCTCCGCAAGAAG GTGAAAGTATTCGTGCAGCCGCATTACCTCCAAAACTTTGTTCAGGCAACATTCAATGCACTAACTGCTGAAAAAGTTAGAG GTGCAACACTGGTTGTATCTGGTGATGGCCGTTATTATTCAAAAGAGGCTATTCTG ATTATAACTAAAATGTCAGCTGCAAATGGTGTAAGACGTGTTTGGGTTGGACAAAATGGATTGCTTTCAACTCCTGCAGTATCTGCTGTTATACGTGAAAGAGTCGGGGTTGAT GGATCCAAAGCAACAGGAGCATTTATACTGACAGCAAGTCACAACCCTGGTGGCCCTGAGGAG GATTTTGGAATTAAATATAACATGGAAAACGGTGGACCAGCACCTGAGGGAATTACTGACAAGATATATGAAAACACAACAACAATTAAGGAGTACTTTAGTGCTGAAGATCTGCCAGAC GTGGATATCACCAAAATAGGTGTTACAAACTTTACAGGCCCTGAAGGACCATTTGACGTTGAGGTTTTTGATTCAGCAAGTGATTATATAAAATTGATGaa GTCAatttttgattttgaatctatCAGGAAACTGCTGTCATCTCCTAAATTCACATTCTG TTTTGATGGATTACATGGAGTTGCTGGAGCTTATGCAAAGAGTATTTTTGTGGATGAGCTTGGTGCACAAGAAAGCTCTTTACTGAACTGTACACCAAAG GAAGACTTTGGAGGAGGACACCCTGACCCCAATTTGACATATGCAAAGGAGTTGGTTGCTCGCATGGGATTGGGCAAATCCGAACCGCAAGACGAGCCCCCAGAGTTTGGTGCTGCTGCTGACGGTGATGCAGATCGCAACATGATACTCGGTAAAAG GTTTTTTGTCACTCCTTCAGATTCTGTGGCCATTATTGCTGCAAATGCTGTTGAAGCTATTCCATACTTTTCTGCTGGCTTAAAGGGAGTTGCCAG GAGCATGCCAACCTCTGCTGCCCTGGATGTTGTAGCTAAACATCTCGATTTGAAATTTTTTGAG GTCCCCACTGGTTGGAAGTTCTTTGGTAATTTAATGGATGCTGGATTATGTTCAGTTTGCGGTGAAGAAAGTTTTGGGACTG GTTCGGATCACATTCGTGAGAAAGATGGAATTTGGGCAGTTTTGGCATGGCTATCTATACTTGCatataaaaataaagataaactTGAAGATAAACTCATAACAGTTGAAGACATAGTTCGCCAGCATTGGGCTACTTATGGGCGCCACTATTATACTCGATATGACTATGAA AATGTCGATGCAGGTGCAGCAAAGGAACTGATGGCATATTTGGTCAAACTGCAATCCTCACTTTCAGAAGTCAATGA GATTGTTAAGGGGGCAAGGTCAGATGTTTCAAATGTTGTCAACGGTGATGAGTTTGAATACAAAGATCCTGTAGATGGTTCCATCTCATCACATCAGGGCATCCGATATTTCTTTGAGGATGGATCACGATTG ATTTTCCGACTCTCTGGAACTGGATCAGTAGGTGCAACTATTCGACTCTACATTGAGCAATATGAGAAGGACCCATCAAAGATTGGGAGACTTTCTCATGAAGCACTTGCTCCTCTT GTGGAGGTTGCATTGAAACTTTCAAAGATGCAGGAATTCACTGGTCGATCTGCTCCAACAGTCATTACATGA
- the LOC130715558 gene encoding LEAF RUST 10 DISEASE-RESISTANCE LOCUS RECEPTOR-LIKE PROTEIN KINASE-like 2.4, which produces MVIHFPFITSILTIVFFFLTTLPHSYSQKNDTFSICSQPFSCGTLNISYPFWGDNRPSFCGSEGFNLTCMQSQNTSSIQIGSQKFQVLNINQTASTLRIVRTDLVYDNCSSNFTNTSLHSSPFSFLPTVQNVTIFYECPFGISENNTFTCQNDSSKHGFYVVNNGTQMQQFQRCRVRVQVQVSQDVVWDSEGGIGALRKALSQGFDVEYDAGWSSQCTACRESGGACGTNENNSSQFSCYCSGGTHESACPSHKSRTKSKLVLKLVLGFVASGFGLPLIAVIICRNKAKIWKFISTKLGLRKRDDRAIEAFLESQGPLNLKRYSFSDIKKMTDSFKVKLGEGGYGSVYKGKLPGDGCSVAVKVLNESKGNVEDFINEVASISKTSHVNVVTLLGFCLEGSGKALVYEFMSNGSLEKYIHKNHNKATETENKTLSWENLYQIAIGIARGLEYLHQGCNTRILHFDIKPHNILLDETYRPKISDFGLAMTGTRDESVISMSNARGTLGYVAPEVFNKSFGGVSHKSDVYSYGMMLLEMVGGQKSINVEASGSSEIYFPHLVIYKKIELGNDLGIDGVLSTEENEIAKRLTKVGLWCIQTFPSHRPTISKVIDMLEGSMDSLEMPPKPVMSSPPRSTTTTDQFSTASISLESGSVNESMAMSMNSYMR; this is translated from the exons ATGGTTATCCATTTCCCCTTCATCACATCCATACTCACTatagttttcttcttcttaacaACTTTGCCACACTCCTACTCCCAGAAAAATGACACTTTCTCCATTTGCAGCCAACCATTCAGCTGTGGAACACTCAACATATCATATCCTTTCTGGGGAGATAACAGACCCAGTTTTTGTGGCAGTGAAGGATTCAATCTCACCTGCATGCAAAGCCAGAACACTTCTTCTATTCAAATTGGTTCACAAAAGTTCCAAGTACTGAACATTAACCAAACTGCTTCAACATTGAGAATAGTGAGAACAGACCTTGTCTATGATAACTGTTCTTCAAATTTCACCAACACTTCTCTGCATTCAAGTCCCTTTAGTTTTCTCCCCACTGTTCAGAATGTGACTATATTCTACGAGTGCCCATTTGGGATTTCAGAGAACAACACTTTTACATGCCAGAATGATAGCAGTAAACATGGTTTTTATGTGGTGAATAATGGAACTCAGATGCAGCAGTTTCAAAGGTGCAGGGTCAGAGTTCAAGTGCAAGTTTCCCAGGATGTTGTTTGGGACTCTGAAGGTGGAATTGGGGCACTTAGAAAAGCTTTAAGTCAAGGTTTTGATGTGGAGTATGATGCAGGGTGGTCTTCTCAGTGCACAGCATGCAGAGAATCTGGAGGAGCATGTGGGACTAATGAGAATAATTCATCTCAGTTTTCATGTTATTGCTCAGGTGGAACTCATGAATCAGCATGTCCTAGTCACAAAA GTCGAACCAAGAGTAAATTGGTATTGAAACTGGTTTTAG GTTTTGTTGCTAGTGGATTTGGTCTACCTCTTATTGCTGTCATCATATGCCGTAATAAAGCTAAAATTTGGAAGTTTATATCTACAAAACTAGGCTTGAGAAAAAGGGATGATCGCGCTATAGAAGCATTCCTTGAAAGCCAAGGTCCTCTGAATCTAAAAAGATACAGTTTCTCAGATATCAAGAAAATGACTGATTCCTTCAAGGTTAAACTGGGTGAAGGAGGTTATGGTTCTGTATACAAAGGAAAATTACCTGGTGATGGTTGCTCTGTGGCGGTGAAGGTGCTGAATGAGTCAAAAGGGAATGTAGAAGATTTTATCAATGAGGTAGCCAGCATCAGCAAAACATCCCATGTTAATGTTGTGACTCTTCTTGGATTTTGTCTAGAAGGAAGCGGAAAAGCTCTCGTCTATGAGTTCATGTCCAATGGCTCCCTGGAAAAGTACATTCACAAGAATCACAACAAAGCAACTGAAACTGAAAATAAAACCTTGAGCTGGGAGAATTTGTACCAGATTGCAATTGGTATAGCTCGAGGACTCGAGTACTTGCATCAAGGATGCAACACTCGGATTCTGCATTTTGACATCAAACCACACAACATCCTTTTAGATGAAACTTACCGGCCGAAGATATCAGATTTTGGGCTCGCAATGACAGGAACAAGGGATGAGAGCGTGATTTCAATGTCAAACGCGAGAGGGACACTGGGGTACGTGGCGCCTGAAGTGTTCAACAAAAGCTTCGGAGGCGTTTCCCACAAGTCTGATGTCTACAGCTATGGAATGATGCTGCTAGAGATGGTTGGAGGGCAGAAGAGCATAAATGTCGAAGCTAGCGGCTCGAGCGAGATATATTTTCCTCATTTGGTGATTTATAAGAAGATTGAGCTGGGCAATGATTTGGGAATTGATGGGGTATTGTCCACAGAGGAAAATGAGATAGCCAAGAGATTGACTAAGGTGGGTTTGTGGTGCATTCAGACATTTCCTTCTCACAGACCTACTATCAGTAAGGTGATAGACATGTTGGAAGGTAGCATGGATTCATTGGAAATGCCACCAAAACCTGTCATGTCTTCTCCTCCaagatcaacaacaacaacagatcAATTTTCCACTGCATCAATATCACTGGAAAGTGGTAGTGTGAATGAAAGTATGGCTATGAGTATGAATTCTTACATGAGATGA